A window of the Candidatus Krumholzibacteriota bacterium genome harbors these coding sequences:
- a CDS encoding OmpA family protein, translating into MRRMTASILVVSLVFGLFGATGCNWTSSQKGTAIGTAAGAAIGAAIGKKAGNTAMGTILGAAIGGAAGMYIGNYMDKQAAEIEKDIEGAKVERVGEGIKITFDSGILFDVDKAALQPVARTELEKLALILNKYSDTNILIEGHTDATGSEEHNMELSRKRAEAVAAQLAAVQVDPLRFTLIGYGEIQPVATNETEAGRRANRRVELAIMANDKLKKVAEDKTTG; encoded by the coding sequence ATGAGAAGAATGACCGCGTCGATTCTCGTTGTTTCGCTGGTTTTTGGCCTGTTTGGCGCCACGGGATGCAATTGGACGAGCAGCCAGAAGGGGACGGCGATAGGGACAGCTGCCGGAGCGGCAATAGGGGCGGCGATAGGAAAGAAAGCCGGTAATACGGCGATGGGGACGATACTCGGAGCAGCCATAGGCGGAGCAGCCGGGATGTATATCGGAAATTATATGGACAAGCAGGCGGCGGAGATAGAGAAGGATATAGAGGGAGCGAAGGTGGAGAGAGTGGGAGAGGGGATCAAGATCACATTCGATTCAGGGATCCTCTTCGATGTCGACAAGGCGGCGCTTCAACCGGTGGCAAGGACAGAGCTTGAAAAACTCGCCCTGATCCTGAATAAATACAGCGACACGAATATTCTCATCGAAGGCCATACCGATGCCACCGGATCGGAAGAACACAACATGGAGCTTTCGCGCAAGAGGGCCGAGGCTGTAGCGGCCCAGCTCGCCGCCGTTCAGGTCGATCCGCTGAGATTCACATTGATAGGGTACGGAGAGATCCAGCCGGTAGCGACGAACGAGACCGAAGCGGGCCGCAGGGCCAACAGGAGAGTAGAGCTGGCGATCATGGCAAACGATAAACTTAAAAAAGTCGCCGAGGACAAGACCACGGGTTGA
- a CDS encoding glycosyltransferase, which produces MRAMKFEDSNAERFRRIIAVIAMIVTVYYLYWRVTETLNPNALVLAWALYGAEIFAALVTFLFYFTVWKPVSRSSKEPLAGKTVDVFIPTLNEEMSVLRKTLLACNDIKYPHRTVVLDDGGRAELKTLCAELDITYLARPEHEDAKAGNLNYGLKHSQAEFIAVFDADHVPLPHFIDALIGYFEDERLAFAQAPQEFYNIDSFQHRVDAGKKYIWAEQNLFYSIIQPGRDRWNAAYFVGSCALMRRKALDDIGGFGRKSVTEDMLTSIKLHAKGWSSVYHNEHLAYGIAAETILPFHIQRVRWGLGGWQVFFKKNPLFIRGLSFSQRLCYLASLIYPFEGFQKLVFYVIPPITLFTGILPMRAMDINYLLHFVPYYAISLFAFNEMGRGFGGVLMLEEFSMGKFVTYMKTLGVFFLPKRSRQFKVTPKGVKSLAPYRLMAPQVTVIVVSIIAIVWALVQLVFQLRSDEFIIAVNSLWALYNTGLGIAIVQYARQKLFQRRSDFRIPDSVPVLYRLENSDNLRLAVANNLTKEGLSLLSVGQIPEGSALKLEIILPGKMIKVNGRSVHNEKVTAGERELCRSGFIFSDVSVEKQDELSRYLYESAVVKFLAEYSTRYETYLEKSFSRPREYRKRAGRSLAYLPVLIPERNGGSSFGVIKDISTSGYLLASQRAFDAGEEITVVTVLGTDTISLKGKVARAISNESDDYPLFLAGIDLSESPTGDIDDVLGVAEKAEKLIRI; this is translated from the coding sequence ATGAGAGCGATGAAATTTGAAGATTCCAATGCGGAGAGATTCCGCAGGATCATTGCCGTAATAGCAATGATCGTAACTGTCTACTATCTGTACTGGAGGGTCACCGAGACCCTTAATCCAAACGCCCTTGTCCTCGCCTGGGCGCTCTACGGGGCAGAAATATTCGCCGCGCTTGTGACCTTTTTGTTCTATTTCACGGTGTGGAAACCTGTCAGCAGGAGTTCGAAAGAACCCCTGGCAGGAAAAACTGTCGATGTTTTCATCCCGACACTGAATGAAGAGATGAGTGTCCTGAGAAAGACGCTTCTTGCCTGTAACGACATAAAATATCCTCACAGGACTGTCGTCCTCGATGACGGCGGCCGCGCCGAATTAAAAACGCTCTGTGCGGAACTAGATATCACCTACCTCGCCAGACCTGAACACGAAGACGCCAAGGCGGGGAACCTAAATTACGGGCTGAAACATTCGCAAGCGGAGTTTATCGCTGTCTTCGACGCCGATCATGTTCCTCTGCCGCACTTCATCGACGCGCTGATAGGTTACTTCGAGGATGAAAGACTCGCCTTCGCGCAGGCGCCGCAGGAATTCTACAATATCGATTCTTTCCAGCACCGGGTCGACGCGGGTAAGAAATATATCTGGGCCGAGCAGAATCTCTTCTATTCCATCATCCAGCCGGGAAGGGACCGGTGGAACGCCGCCTATTTCGTCGGCAGCTGCGCCCTGATGAGAAGAAAAGCGCTTGATGATATCGGAGGTTTCGGCCGCAAGTCGGTCACCGAGGATATGCTGACGTCGATCAAGCTTCACGCGAAGGGTTGGTCTTCTGTATACCATAACGAACACCTCGCCTACGGCATCGCCGCCGAGACGATCCTTCCGTTCCATATTCAGAGGGTCCGCTGGGGACTCGGAGGATGGCAGGTATTTTTCAAAAAGAACCCGCTCTTTATCAGAGGACTCAGCTTCTCCCAGCGGCTCTGCTACCTGGCAAGCCTGATATATCCCTTCGAAGGATTTCAGAAACTTGTCTTCTACGTGATCCCCCCGATAACTCTCTTCACCGGGATCCTGCCGATGAGAGCGATGGATATCAACTATCTCCTTCATTTCGTCCCGTACTACGCAATATCTCTATTCGCGTTCAACGAGATGGGGCGCGGATTCGGCGGAGTGCTGATGCTTGAGGAATTCAGCATGGGCAAGTTCGTCACTTATATGAAGACCCTCGGCGTCTTCTTCCTTCCGAAACGTTCGCGGCAGTTCAAGGTCACGCCGAAAGGAGTCAAGTCGCTTGCTCCATACCGGCTGATGGCGCCGCAGGTCACCGTCATCGTGGTCAGCATAATCGCCATCGTCTGGGCCCTGGTACAGCTCGTATTTCAGCTCAGGAGCGATGAATTCATAATCGCCGTCAACTCCCTCTGGGCTCTTTATAACACCGGCCTCGGAATAGCGATCGTCCAGTACGCCAGGCAGAAACTGTTCCAGCGGCGCAGCGATTTCAGGATCCCCGATTCGGTCCCCGTGCTGTACAGGCTGGAAAACAGTGATAACCTCAGGCTAGCCGTTGCCAACAACCTCACGAAGGAAGGTCTTTCGCTCCTTTCGGTCGGTCAGATACCGGAGGGAAGCGCCCTCAAACTGGAGATCATCCTCCCGGGAAAGATGATAAAGGTAAATGGCAGGTCTGTTCACAATGAGAAAGTGACCGCCGGTGAAAGAGAACTCTGCCGCAGCGGCTTTATCTTTTCCGATGTATCGGTCGAAAAACAGGATGAGCTCTCCAGGTACCTCTATGAGTCGGCCGTCGTAAAGTTCCTGGCGGAATACTCGACGAGATACGAGACGTACCTTGAAAAGAGTTTCAGCAGACCCCGTGAATACAGAAAACGGGCCGGCAGATCATTGGCTTATCTCCCCGTTCTGATCCCCGAGAGAAACGGAGGATCGTCGTTCGGGGTGATCAAGGATATATCCACGAGCGGCTATCTCCTGGCATCCCAGCGCGCTTTCGACGCCGGTGAAGAGATCACCGTCGTCACGGTGCTTGGGACAGATACGATCTCTCTCAAGGGAAAGGTCGCAAGGGCCATAAGCAACGAGTCGGACGACTACCCTCTATTCCTCGCCGGCATCGACCTCTCGGAATCTCCGACGGGGGATATCGACGATGTTCTCGGCGTGGCCGAAAAAGCGGAAAAGCTGATCAGGATATGA
- a CDS encoding HDOD domain-containing protein: MKTLHFRRMLREVLRTAKNLPTIPEILAIMQKALQDENVSTDSIANLISNDPSIASNILRLANSAYYSSSGTQISTVADAVIRIGLKDIGRLVSVMAAIQSFNVAGQRKDHNLFWKHSICVANASKYLSTRLPHVFGVKEDEAYLTGLLHDIGMLVIDQFFPEISKEIWNEASSGQVLLEEIEMAKLKMDHGEVGGKFLDKWKLPERIVTAVSRHHQSGTVSGRDRGLVLCIYISNQVCNRNGFHGWSGKISTDIPAEIMEELGLESDTIEGMIAHIQKAAEQSEVVISLANGASSPARG, from the coding sequence ATGAAGACTCTGCACTTCAGAAGGATGCTCAGAGAAGTCCTGCGTACGGCGAAAAACCTGCCGACGATCCCGGAGATACTGGCGATAATGCAGAAAGCTCTGCAGGATGAGAACGTCAGCACCGACTCGATCGCCAATCTGATCTCCAATGATCCGAGCATAGCGAGCAATATTCTCAGGCTTGCCAATTCGGCGTATTATTCATCCTCGGGAACGCAGATATCGACCGTCGCTGATGCCGTCATCAGGATAGGTCTTAAAGATATCGGTCGGCTTGTCTCCGTGATGGCGGCCATCCAGAGTTTTAACGTAGCAGGACAGCGAAAGGACCATAATTTATTCTGGAAGCACTCGATCTGCGTCGCCAACGCTTCCAAATACCTCTCGACGCGCCTTCCCCACGTTTTCGGCGTAAAAGAGGACGAAGCCTATCTGACAGGCCTGCTTCACGATATCGGGATGCTTGTCATCGATCAGTTTTTCCCCGAGATATCGAAGGAGATCTGGAATGAGGCCTCCTCCGGGCAGGTCCTTCTGGAAGAGATAGAAATGGCGAAACTTAAAATGGATCATGGCGAGGTGGGGGGCAAGTTCCTTGACAAGTGGAAGCTGCCGGAGAGGATCGTCACCGCCGTTTCGCGCCATCACCAGAGCGGCACTGTCTCCGGACGGGACAGGGGGCTTGTGCTCTGTATATATATTTCCAACCAGGTCTGCAACAGGAACGGTTTTCATGGATGGTCGGGGAAGATCTCTACGGATATACCGGCAGAGATCATGGAGGAGCTCGGGCTCGAGAGCGATACTATCGAAGGGATGATCGCGCATATTCAGAAGGCGGCCGAGCAGAGTGAGGTCGTGATCTCTCTGGCAAACGGCGCTTCTTCCCCAGCGAGAGGATAA